Genomic segment of Perognathus longimembris pacificus isolate PPM17 chromosome 11, ASM2315922v1, whole genome shotgun sequence:
AGAGGTCCTGGCTCTAGGCTCAGTGCAGGTTTGTTTATCAGAGCTGGAGCAGGGGTTAGATAAACCTGTGcctttttactttcttcctttattttcttgtgtggttcctcctttctcttcaccATAGACAACCTACAGCTATGCTGTGAAAATTGCATGCAAATAAGCTCATCAGCTCTCCAGCCAGCACCTCAGACAGTCCTTCTAATGGAGGAAGATCaggactgtacttttttttttatcagctctCCCAAACAATTTaatgggggaggaagagaaaagccgAGGAAAATGCCATTGAAATATGAATGAAGCATCTGGTTCTTTATCCATGTCTACCCCTCACCCACTTCAACTCTGTTCTGGGTTCCCTCTCCCCATCCATACTTGGTCCTCCCAAAGGACTTTCTCTTTCCCAGTTCATTCatgtaagcaaaaacaaaaacaaaagaaaaaaaccaaacacaaaacagcaaaaGTTGttggaagggaaggaggcaggaaggtAGGATATAAACATTCTGAAAACTGTCCCTAGGCAGCTGTGCAGGGAGGAGGTTGCCCTGTGTAGGCTCAGAGCTCTTCTTTTTTCCTAACCAACCTATCATCCATGTACCACAAAACAGTGACtgggtggaaggaagggcagtttTTGCAGGAAGAGATTggaatgatggagggagggagggaaacactggTGGAGGGATAACAAGAGTTCTGCTGCACCACCCTGTCCCTAGCACCTAAAGGTGTATACTTTCACTAACAGAAATTGTGCTACTTTCCCACCATAACCATACAACTTTAAGCTGCTTTTCTAGTGGCAAGCCAGGCTTTGTGTTCAGCTCCGAAATTCTTGAAACCCAGGAATCATCCTTcgcccccttttctctctctcaacagCTCTTGTCTTTAGCCTCATGCTTGGCACACTCTCCTTTTACCAGAGGTATGGGCATGGCCTGTGGCATGATCAAGTGTGTGGGCTAGAACAGTGACCACAATTAACCCTTGTTCACTGTGCTCTGGCCACCTGAGCTGGCTGTTGGTTGCTTACTGAGCCAAACTAATAATAGCAGCCCCAGCAGCCATGTATTGACAGGCATTTCCCATATGTTGCCTTTGCCTATTCAACAGCAACTGCAGTTTGCAGACAAGAAAATCGACACTCGGAAAGAGTGTATTTGCCCAGGGCCTCATAACCATAAAGTGGCAGAGTCAGAACATGAGTCCAGACCTTGTTTCCAAGCTGGGCTCATTTCATCACATTATGGCGTGGTGTTAGAGCAATTGCTGGCAAACTGAAACTTGTTGGTCTTGGTATCTGAAGATCCCAGGAGTGAGTGACCAGCTCTTCTCAGTCCCCTGGGGTCCCTGATCTTCTGCCTCGTGTCACTGTCATTCTCTCCAGTGTCTCCCTCATTTTTTGGCTCCCCTTGGAGATGATTGGCATGTTGGGACACATATGCCAttcttgcttttgtctttttcttcattaTGTAGgagtgagaaggaagaaaaagaaagggaaaacactGGTAAAATAGGAATCTAAAGATAGATTTATAGAAAGTATAATTTTAACTCAGACTTCCAGAATTTGTGGCAATGAGTGGCTCTGGTGATCAGGCTTATTTTGGAGATTGGTTCCTTCAACTCAGCCCCCAGGAGAACCTGAGAATGACAAATGAGGTGGTATTCTTGTGCTTGCTCCTTGGCTTAGGTAGGTAACTACAGGCTAGATATAGGAGAAAGCATGAAATTGATTATGAGGACCTGAGATGGTTGAATGCAGATATTCCACCTTGCCTATGGCTCTGGGAGTACATCTACATCAGGAGGATGGGACTCCCTAAGTGTTTTCATTCTATTATCTGCTCCCTTTCCCTAACATTAAAGGAGCCTCATGGCTAAGATCTACAGgcaatttttttcctgtttcctcccctttcccctttcctttccttcccccctaaAGCTCTTGGACTTGGCCAGTGGGAATGGAGGTAGTCGGACACTAGATTCATGAGGTGTTATGTTCCTTTCTTTCAAAAAATCACTCCCACATGGCCTTCTCTTCTCGGGACCTTTATCACTGTGACTCAACCTGACCTTGGAAACTCAGAGAAAAGCAGCACAATGCGCTGCAAGGCCTGGCAGCACCACAGCAGTCAGGCAAGGCGGTGTGGTGTGGGCAGAGCTGTTTTTCTAAAGCTGGGCTGGTCCGTGTTAGGAGAGGTTTaaggaagaagggggagaggCTACAGGAAACCCTCTCTTAGTTGAAAGAGGAACTGGGACATAGGTTTGGTTTTCCCCTTCATCCTACAAAAACTGCACCACAAGTCAGTTTCGTTCTTAGTTCAATTCTTCCATGGAGTCAGCTGTCTCCATTTCCCATGACAGTCACCCCTACACCCCAGTCACATGGCTGAACTAGTCCTATCCATCTCCATTTGTATCTCTGAATCTATGCTGGGAAGGGCATGGATGAAAGGAGGGAGCACCTCAAATAAGAAAGTCTAGACAGCTcgatctcccccccaccccccgtcctgggggaattgaacccaggacttcatgcatgcatgctcaGCAATCGGTTGCCTGTACtgtagccccagccccaggcagctTGATGTCAGCCAGAGAATGTTGTGAGTGAGAAGCCAGGGTTAGAGGCTGCGGAGAGTTTAATTCCACATATGCTCCTCAGAGTGGGAGTAAATTGCACTTCTCCTATGGCATGGACAGGTGGCCCTGGCCTCCGCATCCCTACAACTAGAGTTGCACAGCTGAAATTTCACCCTCAAACTGAAAGCCTGGAATGGGACATATGAGAAAACCTCTTGTTCCCCAGACCTCTCTAAACCTAGATGCCTGGGCATGTACATGTCTGCTCCCTACTAGATCTAGAGGAGGGTATGTGTGAAATGAGCAGACTGTCATTATTACCCTTTCTGTTTAGATGAAAGTTCCTTATTATTGCTACGGTGGTTACCCCATCCCGGTAAGGTAAGGAAATGGTCATGAGGGCATCACACATCAGCAAGAACaatgagtttgatttttttttcaatcgaGGTAAATAAAAAAGTTTCATCCTGCAACACTTGGAGCCAAAGTCTGTCTGCCCCCCATGAGTCCCAGAACCCTTCCTTCACATGAGGCTCTTCCGGTACTGACTGTGCTGGGTGGTCTGTCTGAGGTGGGTGTCGGGGGTCTGCAGGTCCATCTGTCTGTACAGGTCCCTTAGCTCCCTGACTTCCTGCAGCACCCTCTTTGCCTGGCTCCAGTTCGATGATGCTTCTCCCAGCAGCCGCTCTGtctccagcagcagctgctctgaCTCAGAATCAGGCGGAGACTGTGGGGGGTCCTTGGCCTTGCGCTTGCCATCTCCCAGTCCCTGAACCTCCGCCAGCAGCTCTTGAGTCTTCTCCAGTTTCCTTGCTACCAGGTCCTGGATTCGGGACAGCTGccctgggtggggtgggctgggagctggggatTCCTCAGCCTGCAGGTGGAGGGGTTGGGCTGGGCCAGTGTCCCGCTGAGACAGGATCTCCTCAAGGGAGGCACAGCGGCTTTTCTCTGTGGGGGTCAATTTCTTCGGTGCCTGGGGAGTATAGGTGGCCCCCTTGTCTGGCTTTTCCCAAGGTCGAGGAAGGCTGCTTGCCCTGTATGAGGAGGGCTGGATCCGGTCCGAGTCAGCTCTCCGCCGACTGCTGGCTAGCTGGGCCACTGTCTTGTCCAGGTCCACCCGAAAGCTCTCAGCACAAGAGGTTGGCTCCTCAGGGGAAGGGTCTTCCTCTTGGATCAGGTCTAAGGTCAGCATCCCATCTGAGGTAGACGTGGAAGCCTGGGGAGGAAGAGGGTGGGAAACAAAGAAGTCTAAGTCATCATCAGGAGGGATTCCAGGAACGATGCCTTCCCTGGACGAGACGCCACCACTCCTGGAGTGTCAGCCCTTCACTGTTTGCCATTTCCTATGCCTTTGATGGTCACTTGAGCTTTCTTCTACTTTTCTGTGACAATGTAATTTTGCCTGctctttttcctgttt
This window contains:
- the Plekho1 gene encoding pleckstrin homology domain-containing family O member 1, which translates into the protein MKKNNSTKRGPQDGSHQSAPPEKVGWVRKFCGKGIFREIWKNRYVVLKGDQLYISEKEVKDEKNIQEVFDLSDYEKCEELRKSKSRSKKNHSKFTLAHSKQPGNTAPNLVFLAVSPEEKESWINALNSAITRAKNRILDEVTVEEDSYLAHPTRDRAKIQHSRRPPTRGHLMAVASTSTSDGMLTLDLIQEEDPSPEEPTSCAESFRVDLDKTVAQLASSRRRADSDRIQPSSYRASSLPRPWEKPDKGATYTPQAPKKLTPTEKSRCASLEEILSQRDTGPAQPLHLQAEESPAPSPPHPGQLSRIQDLVARKLEKTQELLAEVQGLGDGKRKAKDPPQSPPDSESEQLLLETERLLGEASSNWSQAKRVLQEVRELRDLYRQMDLQTPDTHLRQTTQHSQYRKSLM